The DNA sequence CCAGATCCGGTGTGACGCCGTCCAGCGATTCGACCTCGAACGCCGCGATGAAACCCATCGCGTAGTCGGTGAAGTTGTCGCGCGAGTTGTGGTTGCCCCAGATCGCGCCGGTCCACGGCCCGGTCTGCGTGATCATGAACGACGAGCAGCAATCGGACTGCCGCAGAAACGGCGGATCGTGATCGAGCTCATCGAATACGTAGGTGGTCGCGTAGCTCGTCAGCGCGTTGATCGGCTTGTGGTTGAACATCCACTCTTCGGGGTTCTCGCGATAGACGAACGAAACCCCGTCGTAAAACGTGTCGAGAATTTCCTGCTCAAGATCGCCGTCGTACGTCACCGGACCGCTGACGGGCGCGCCGTCGCGCGTGCGCGAGATCGCGTCGCCGATGCCGTCCATCGTGCGCGTCCAGGCGGGGAACGCCTCGCGCGTCGTGAGCCCCGGGTGGCCCGACACGGCCTCGTTGAACACGACGCCCTCGAACATGCGGATGAGCGCGAGTTCCAGATCGCGCCCGCCAACGGCCTGATAGAGCTTCCACGTCGAGTAGAGCGTTTTACCGAAGGGGTTGTTGTCCGAGGGACCCGCCACCACCTCCCAGTCGTCGCCCGACTTCGCGATGGCCGCGCCGGAAAACGCGTTCGCCGCCACCGCGTCGCCCGAAAGCGCGAAACGGTTGAGCGAGAGATTCACGCGCGCGGAGCGCTCCTTGTAGAACAGCCGAAACGCATCGGCCCGCGCGTCGGGATTGGGCGTGGGCGGATCGAAATCGTCGTCGGAATCGTCGTCCGCATCGTCATCGAAGTCGTCATCCGACGTGTCGTCGTCCGGCAGCGGCGGCCACGTGTCGTCGTCGGCCACATCGTCATCCAATGCATCATCGTCGGACGTGTCGTCATCCATGTCGTCGTCGAGAGGAGTCGTGTCGTCGTCCGCGGCATCGCCGGAATTGTCCGATCCCCCACCGCACGCTCCGAACACGCACAACGCCAGAACCGCCAAGATGATTCGGAAAGATGTCATGCGGCGAACATAGCATAACCGGCGAAAGCCCTCACCCCTGCCCATGCGGTCGTATCGGTTTCGGCGCGCCGGAGTCCGCTCCCCGGTTCGACCGGCGACCACCGACCCCGCCCTAAAAAAGAGAGGGGCGGGCACGAAGCCCGCCCCAACGCCAAGCACTTGCAGGAGCACGATTACCGGGTCGACACCAGCGTATCGACGACCGAGGGGTCGGCGAGCGTGGAGGTGTCACCCATGTTGGTCAGGTCGTTGGCCGCGATCTTCTTGAGGATGCGGCGCATGATCTTGCCGGAGCGCGTCTTGGGCAGCGAATCGGCCCAGTGGATGATGTCGGGCGTCGCGATCGGGCCGATTTCCTTGCGCACGTGCGCGACGAGTTCCTTTTTCAGGGCTTCGGATTTCTCGACGCCCTTGTTCAGCGTGACGTAGGCGTAGATGCCCTGGCCCTTGATCTCGTGCGGATAACCGACGACCGCCGCCTCGGCGACCGACGCGTGGGACACGAGGGCGGATTCGACCTCGGCCGTTCCCATGCGGTGGCCCGACACGTTGATGACGTCGTCGATGCGTCCCATGAGCCAGAAATCGCCGTCCTTGTCGACGCGCGCGCCGTCGCCCGTGAAATAGCGGCCGGCCATCTGGACGAAGTACGTGTTTTTGAAGCGCTCGTGATCGCCGTACACAGTGCGCATGAGTGCCGGCCAGGCCTGGTCGATCACCAGATAGCCGCCCTCGTTCGTGTCGGCCGGGCTGCCGTCTTCACGCACGACCACCGGCTTGACGCCGAAGAAGGGGAGCTGCGCCGAGCCGGGCTTGATGCCGCGCACGCCGGGCATCGGGGAGATCAGAATGCCGCCGGTTTCGGTCTGCCACCAGGTGTCCACGATCGGGCAGCGTCCGCCGCCGACGGTGTTGTAGTACCAGATCCACGCCTCGGGGTTGATCGGCTCGCCGACCGTGCCCAGCAGCTTGAGGCTCGACAGGTCGTGCTTCTTCACGTGCTCCTCGCCCTGGCTGGCGATGGCGCGGATGGCCGTGGGCGCGGTGTAGAAGATGTTGACCTTGTACTTGGCGCAGATCGCCCAGAAGCGGTCGGGGCCCGGATAGGTCGGGATGCCCTCGAACATGACCTGCGTGGCGCCGTTGGCCAGCGGGGCGTACACGATGTAGCTGTGCCCGGTGACCCAGCCGATGTCGGCGGTGCACCAGAAGATGTCGCCCTCGTGATAGTCGAAGATGTATTTGAATGTCGTGGCGGTGTAGACCATGTACCCGCCGATGGAGTGCAGCACGCCCTTGGGCTTGCCGGTCGATCCCGAGGTGTACAGGACGAACAGCGGGTCCTCGGCGTCCATGATCTCGGGCTCGCAGACCGGGGCGACCTTCGCCAACTCGTCGTGATACCAGTGGTCGCGACCGTCGAACCAGGTCACCGGCTCGTTGTTGCGCTTCACGACGAACATCGTGTCGACCTTGTGGCCGGCCTCGGCGCACAGGCGGATCGCTTCGTCGGCGGCGTCCTTCAGGGGGACGGGCTTCTTGCCGCGGAAGGTGCCGTCGGAGGTCACGACGACATTGCAGCCGGAGTCGAGGATGCGGTCGCGCAGCGCCTCGGCCGAAAATCCGCCGAACACGACACTGTGGATCGCCCCGATGCGCGCGCAGGCGAGCAGCGCCACGGGCAGCTCGGGAATCATCGGCAGGTAGATGGAAACGCGGTCGCCTTTTTTCACGCCGTGCGCCTTGAGCACGTTCGCGAACTTGCAGACGTCCTCATAGAGCATGCGGTAGGTGATCCGCCGCTCTTCGCTCGGGTCGTTGCCTTCCCAGAAGTACGCGACCTGATCGCCGCGCGTTTCGAGGTGGCGGTCCAGGCAGTTGACCGTGATGTTGGTCTTCGCGCCGGTGAACCACTTGATGTCGACCTTGTTGAAGTCGGACCCGTAGACCTTGTCCCACTTCTTCGCCCACCAGTAGCCCTCGGCGATCTCGCCCCAGAAGCCGTCCGGATCGGAGATCGACCGGTCGTACATCTTCTTGTACTCGTCGTACGACTTGATGTACGCCTTCTCGCGGTAGAGCGGCGGAACCTCGAAGACGCGGTCTTCCAGGCTCATCGACGTGATAGTCTTCTTCTCCTCTGCCATGATCAGTTCCTCCCCAGGTGCTTGAGCGTCCTTGGGACGCATCCTATGGGTCCCGGTTTCGAAATTCCGTGATCCCAAGGGGCGTCATCGCCAATTGTGAAAAACCCAATGACAAGACACGCTGAATGATGCCTCATTCAGAGGCCACGGCATTGTGCGCGAATCGCCGGGGCGTGTCAACACGCGAATCGACTCGTAAGACGGGAATTTCCGGGGGTTTCGACCGGCGACGCGGCGAGGAGAACCGTTGCCGGGTTCGTTGTGGAAGGAATCGAATTTCCGACGAATCGATCCGATCCGGCTCCCTCCGAACGCCTCGCACCAAGAGTGTTTGTACGGTTATTGTTCGCATAAAGGAGCGCGCATCGACGAAGCTCGTCCGAAACGCGGTTGCCTTCGACGATTCCTCGAACCTTGACGCGATCAGCGAATTCCGTATATTGGGAATTAGCGAATTTCGCTGCATCGGAGACGATGATCATGGGTTCGGTTCTCAAAATCACTCGCAACGGCGTCATTACCCTGCCCGCGAAGTTTCGCCGGTCGCTCGGGCTGCGCGAAGGCGACCTCGTGAATGCGGAGCTTCGGGACAATGCCATCGTCGTGCGTAAGGCCGCCGTCGTGGATGCCGAGGACGCGTGGTTCCACACGAAGGAATGGCAGGCGATGGAAGCGGAGGCCGACGCCGACATCGCAGCCGGACGCGTGGCGGGTCCATTCTATTCCGTCGAGGAATTTCGGGCCGATCTGGATGACGCGGCCCGCCGGTCCAAGTCGAAATCCCGCAAATCCGAATGAAGGGGTTTCGCCGAACCGCGGCATTCGAGAAGGATTACGCGCGGCTGCCGCAATCGGTGAAGGATGCGTTCTGGGAGCAGGTGGCGCTTCTGTTCACCAACCCCCGACATCCGTCCCTCGACATCAAGAAAATGCAGGGGCATCGCGACATCTGGCGCGGTAAGATTTCACGCGGCTATCGCTTCACATTCGAGATCGACGGCGAATTCTATCGGTTTCGCCGGATCGGCCCGCACGACATTCTGAACAAGCCCTGAGCCTCGGCGACACGCGCCGAAATCGCTCCGCGCGCCGAAATTCTTACACCCGCCGTACGCCCTCGTGCCACAGGTCGAGATGCCGCGCGACGTCGGCGTCGGCCATGCTCGGCGCGAAGCGCCGGTCCTCGCGCCAGACCGCGGTCACCTCGTCCTTGTCGCGCCAGACCCCCGCCGCGAGACCCGCGAGGAACGCCGCGCCGAACGCTGTCGTCTCCACGTTCGTCGGTCTCGAGATCGGGCAACGCAGGATGTCCGATTGGAACTGCATGAGCAGGTCGTTCGCGCTCGCGCCGCCGTCGACGCGCAGAACGGTCATTTTTTGGCCGAAGTCGCGCTCCATCGCCTCGAAGACCTCGTAGTTTTGCCACGCGATTCCTTCGAGCGTCGCGCGGGCGATGTGCGCCGTGGTGGTGCCCCGGTTGAGGCCCCAAATCACGCCGCGCGCGTCGGGGTTCCAGTGCGGCGCGCCGAGGCCCGTGAGCGCCGGAACGAAGACCACCCCGCCCGAGTCGGGCACCGACGCGGCGAGGGATTCGACATCGCGGCTCGCGGGGATGGCCTTCAAACCGTCGCGCAGCCACTGCACCGCCGCGCCCGCGATGAAGCACGAGCCTTCGAGCGCGTACGCCGTCTCGCCGCGCACGCGCCACGCCACGGTGGTGAGCAGACGGTGCTTCGAGTGGACGATCTGTGCGCCGGTGTTCATGAGCGTGAAGCTGCCCGTGCCGTAGGTGCATTTCGCCATGCCCGGCTCGAAGCACGCCTGACCGAAGAGCGCCGCCTGCTGATCGCCCGCGATGCCCGACACGGGGATGCCGTCGGGCAGCGTCGCAAGACCCTTCGTATGCCCGTAGATGTGACTCGAATCGAGCACCTCGGGCAGGATGTTGCCGGGCACGTGCAATAGTTCCTGCAGCTCGCCGTCCCAGTTCAGCGTTTCGAGATTCAGCATCAGCGTGCGGCTCGCATTGGACACATCGGTGACGTGCGCGCCGCCGGTGAGCCGCCAGACGAGAAACGTGTCCACCGTGCCGAACGCGACGCGCCCTTCGCGCGCTTCGGCCTCGAGGCCATCCACGTTTTCGAAGAGCCAACGCACCTTGGTGCCCGAGAAATACGGATCGAGCAGCAGACCGGTCTTTCGCGCGAACAAGTCTTCGAGACCCTGCTCCTTCATCTCGCGGCAGATGTCCGCCGTGCGTCGGCACTGCCACACGATCGCGTTGTGGTACGGCGCGCCGGTGCGCCGGTTCCACACGATCGACGTTTCGCGCTGGTTGGTGATGCCGATCGCCGCGATGCGCTCCGCGCTCATGCCCGGTGCCGCGAGCGCCATGCGAAGCGCCGCCTCGACCGAGCCCCAGATGTCCGCGGGGTCGTGCTCCACCCAGCCGGGTTTCGGATAGATCTGGCGGTACTCCTGATACCCGCGCGCGACGACATTCAGCTTCGTGTCGATGATCAGAACCGTGCTGCCCGTGGTGCCCTGGTCGATGGCGAGAACGAGATCCGGCATGGCCTCTCCTCAAGTGCGTCGATGTCAAACGGGAAGGGCGCGAACGCGCGTGGCGCAGTATGCCGCGAAAGGCCCACATTTGGGAAGAAAAAAACGAAGCGCCGCGGGCGGATGAAGGGTTCAACCTCCCGGATCGCCGAGGAACAACGACGATGACTGAATAGCGATTCAGGTCATCAAGGCCGGTTTCCGCCGACCGAGCCCGGAATACCCTTGGTTATCGGCAAATTTTTAGAAGAGATAAAATTTTTCTTGACATTTCGGCCCGACATAAGAAAACTGGCCGGTATAGAGCAAGCTGCGTGACGGAGCTGGTGACCTGGCGAGAATTTCGGTCACCGGGTTTCTTCGTCGATTTTGCGAGGGGCATGTCAAGGCCGGGGGGTGGAGATGAAGTTCTTGCACGTTGAGCATCGGCGGATCGGGATGCGGATATGGATCGCGGTTGCGGGAGCGGCGATCGCCTGCGCGGCGCTCGCGACGGGGGTCGCCTCCGCACAGAGCGAGGTGGTCTGTCCGCCGGACGATCCCGGCTTCCTGATCGACGACGGCACCTTTGAGGGCGAATTCCAGATCAACAACGGCACCTCACCGATCGTGACGTGCTTCGTGCCGGATGCGTATCCCTCGTACCTCAACGAGGCGTCGGTCTACCTGACCGATTCCAGCGGCGGCGGCGCGATGGCGTGGGTGGTGTACGTGGACCCCGACGGCGACGGCCCGCCCGAAGGCGACGCCATTTTCACGTCGCCCGCGTTCACGCCGGTGATCGGCGACTGGAACGACGTGGACTTCAGCGCGGTCACCGAGCTCGACGCGGGAATTCATTCGGGTTCTTGGTGCGTCGGACTCAAGAAAGCGGGGAACGGCGGGACGAACTACGTCGGCCTCGACACCGACCTGCTCGACTTCAATAGTTGGGTGCGCATTCCCACGGGATGGTCGCCGACCGACGACTACGGCTTCGAGGGAACCTTTGCGATTCGCGGCGTGCGCCAGTACTGCACGACGACGACCACGACGACCACGACGACCACAACCACAACAACGACGACACCCTCGACGACCACAACGACGCCGACGACGACCACCACGGTTGAACCGACGACAACGACGACGACCGAACCCACCACGACCACGACGATCCCGGACGGCGACGACGACAGCGATGACGACACCGGCGACGACGACAGCGATGACGACACCGGCGACGACGACGACGACACCGCCGACGACGATTCCGATGACGACGCCGGCGACGACGATGCGACGGACGATGACACAGCCGATGACGACGCAAGTGACGACGACACGGCGGATGACGATGCCGGGGATGATGACACCGCCGACGACGACACCGCCGACGACGATTCGGATGACGACGCCGATGACGATGTCGACGACGATGCCGACGACGACATCCATCCGGGCGACGACGACGTGACCGACGACGACGCGTCCGACGACTCCGGCGACGCGCCGAGCGATGTCGACGGCGAGCGACCGGGCTCCGGTAGCGGTGGGTGCGGCTGCTGAGCGGAAACTGACTCCCTCCTGAGACGGGGCGCGAACGATCGGGTTTCGCGCCCCGATTTTTTTCCTTTCGAGCCCGCATAGCCCGCAACGCACGAAATCTTCCTTCCCTTCCCGTCCGGCGTCGCCTACAATTGACGGACACGTGACAAGGAGACGGCGATGTGGTGGCGGCTTTTCGCGTTGGTGGTGACGGCTGCGCTGGCGATTTCCGGCTGCGGCGGCGACGATGACGACGACTCCGGCGGCGCATCGGACGACGATGCCGATGACGACGCGGATGACGATATGGCCGACGATGACATGGACGACGATGCGGCGGGGCCGACGATCAGCGCCGCGACCTTCAACGCCGGGCTCGCGCACGGCTACGTGCCGTATGCCGACGAACGCGTGAGCCTGATCGGCGACGCGCTGGCCGCGTACGACGACGCCGACGTGCTGTGCCTGCAGGAGGTGTGGACCGACGAGGACGTGGCGGCGATCGGCGCGGCGGCCGAGGCGAATTTCCCGTATCAGTACCGCCACGATTCGGGCGACGACTGGCTCGCCATGCCCGACGAACCCGCCCCCTGCGACGACCTGACCGACGTGCAGGACTGCGCGAGCACGAACTGCGACGGCTTGTCGGGCGCCGAGTTCACCGACTGCATGGTTTTCAGTTGCATTGCCGAATTGGCCGCCCTGCCCAATGAGTGGTGCTTCGCGTGCCTCGCGGCGAATATCGACAAGCCGCTCGACGACATCGTGGACGTGTGCACGAATCCCGGCCCGCCGCCGCGCCAGTACAGCGGCGAGAACGGCGTGATGCTGCTGTCGAAGTACGAACTCGAGGACGCGCAGAAGATCGACCTGTCGTTCTTTCTCATCACGCGCGTCGTGCTCTACGCGAAGGTGACTGTTGACGCCGCGCCCGTTCACCTGTTCTGCACGCACCTGTCCGTCGAGGTCGAGCCGCTGCCCTACCTCGGCGAATACGACAGCTTCGCCGACGAGAATCTGCAGCAGGCGCTCGCGATCGTGGACGAGGTGGACGCTCGCGCCGGCGCCGAGACGGCGGTGGTGATGGGCGATTTCAACGCGGGACCGTCTGGCGACGGATACACGGCGACCTACCTCGACACGTACAACGCGCTCGTCGGCGCGGGTCTTCGCGCGCCGTTTGTTGAACTCGTGCCCGAGTGCACCTTCTGCAACGAGAATCCGCTGACGGGCGACGCGACCTCGGTGTTGATCGACCACGTGCTCTTCGGCGGCGCGGCGTCGGCCGCGTTCACCGCCGAGCGCATCTTCGACGAGGTCGTGGACATCGCCGGCGAGACGGCGGACGGACGCCTGTCCGATCACTACGGGGTCATGGCGACGATGAATTGACGACCGGACGGCGACTTCGCGGGCACGCGGTCCGCGTCGCGCACGCCGCTCACGCCGTCGCCTCCAACCGCTCTCGAACGCGCCGCAAAGTTTTCGCGGCGCGTTCGATTTTCGCTGAGTTCACGTTCAAACCGCGGCTCGCGAGAAATTCCGCTTCCCGCCGACGCATCTTCGTCAGCGCGGCGGTTCCCGCGTCGGTGGACCGAACGAGGCCGGAACGCCGATGGACCGGGTTGTCCTCGATCCGGGCCAGACCCGATGCGACGAGGTCGTTCACCAGTCCCTGAATGTGCTGTCGGGTGACGCGCCGCGCACGGGCGATGTGCGGCACCGAGGCCGGTCCGTGCCGTTCCACGTGCTCGAGCACCGCGCGTATGCCGGGGGAAATCGTGCCGTCGGCATGGATCTCCTCGCCCGATTTCACGAGCGCGTGCCACAGCAGGCGGACTTCATCGAAGAGTTTCTCGGCGGACGTCATGACAATCAATTTGTCATTATGACAACCACATTGTCAATTGGTTCGATCTCGCGGCGAAAGAAGAATTCCGGAAAACCGTCACTCGCGTTCGCGTTTGCGCTGGAGTTGCGTGGAGACTCGTCCGGTTTTGGGCGGGTTGAGGGTTTTGTGTCAGCGCGCGAATTCGACGCGCAGGCCCGCGGGCACGGGGCCTTCGAGGTCCACGACCACGAGGGCGTAGGGCTGCGTGAACGCCTCGGTGACCATCGATCCGGGCGCGGGCTGCGTCTCGCGCAGTCGGACAATCAGCCGGTCGCCGACGCGCTTGACGCCGACGATGTCCACGGAGAATCCCCCGGTGGGCCGACTGCCGAGCGCAACGCCGACGACGACCTGCCGCGCAAAATCGACCGGCGGCAGCGGCGGGGGCGACGCGAGCGGCGTGTGGACGCGGGCCCAGAGCTGCTCCCAAGACGCCTCGTCGCGCACGAGCAGTCGCTGGGCGCGCGTCCAGCCGGAATACTGACCTTCGTACTCGGCGATCACCGCCGCTTCGACGAGCCGGCCTTCGTCGGGCTTCGCCTCGACTCGCTCGACCCTCCGCGACGCGGTTCCCGCACCCGCGCCCCGGCCCGCGCCCCGGCCCGCGCCTTGGCCCTCGCCGCCGGTGCGAACCGCGCCGAGCACGCGCGCGCCCGTACCATAGCCCGTCGGCTGCATCCGCGAGGCGAGGCCCGTCGCGGCCTCCTCTTCCTCGGTGAGCGCTTCGTTTTCGAGGTCGGCCTCGTCGCGGTCGTCGGTGGTGTCGTCGATGATGTAGGGCGGAATGCTCATTTCGTCGTCGGCATAGGTGACGAATCCCGACGAAACGGGCTGCACCGCCATACCGCGATCCATGCCGCCGAAGAATGCGCCGGGCGAGTCTTCGTAAGGCGCGGAGGCCATGACCGGCGGCGGCGCGGACGGAGCGGGGCGCGCGGGAGCCGGGAGCGCGTCGTCCTTGGCGGCTTCCTTCTTCTTCGCCTCGCTCTTTGCCGTTTCGCTTTTGGCGGCGACGCGGTTGTCGTCACGCGGCGGCGAGGCCGGACGCGGCGCGGTTTCGGCGACTTTCGCCTCTTTCTCGGCGATCGGTTGGGCAACGGCTCCGTGCGACACGGTGCCGATCGCGCCCACGGTAATTCCGCCACCGCCCCCACCGGCCACTTCGCCCGTTCGGGGTCCCATCGTTCCACCCACCAGCCCGGGCTGCTCCGGAGCCGCGGCGGGCGCCGCCGTGAGTTTCCCGGCGACGGCCGTTTCGCCCGTCCCCTTCGTCGCGGTCGCGGCGTCGCTCTTCTTGCCGAGCATGTTGACGGGGGCGAACAGCTTGTCCGCGGATTCGTGCGTCGCGGGCGAGGGCGCCTCGGGCGCGGGATCGGCGACTTCGCTCGTCGCCGCCTCGGCCTTGGGGCGCTCCGGGACGACGAGGGTGACGCGCGTTTCCTCATTCTTCTTCGCGGACTCGGCCGGTTTGTCGGCGAGCATCGCGTCGTGAACGGTGACGGTTTCGATTTCGAGGGGCAGCGCGCCCTTTTCGGCGACCTGTCCCGAGAACTGCGTGTAGACGACGATCCCCGCGACAATGGCGATCATCGCGGAGGCGTAGACGGGCGAGGGCACGGCGGCGAACCATTCCGCGATGCGCGCGGCGAGGCTCGGGCGGCGCGACGTGGCGCGCAGGATGCGCTCGTGCAGCTCGATCGGCGGGGACGGCGACGGCAGATCGCGCACCGCCTCGTGGGCGAAACGCGCGGCCTCGACATCCGCGACCAGATGTGGGTTTGCGGCGAGCCACTGCTCGACGCGGCGGGCGTGCGTCTCGGGGAGCGACCCCTCGACGTACTCCGCGAGCCAGATTTCCAAATCCTCGTCCAACATCATGTCTTCGTTCGACATCATCCCGGGTCCCTAATTCAGTGCCTTTGCGAACGGGTCGTCGCCCAGAGCCTTCTTCAACCGCTTGGCGAGTTCCGCGCGGCCCCGAAAAATCCGGCTCTTGACGGTGCCCAGCGGCAGCCCCGTCGCGGAGGAAATGTCCTCGTAATCCATGTCGTCCACGTCCCGCATGAACAGGACGAGACGGTATTCCTCGGTCAGCTCGGCCATCAGTCGACGCACCAGCACCTGCATGCGCCGCGAATCGTATTCCTCGTCGGCCCCCCGCGCGGGATCGGCGAACTGCCGGACGGGCCGCTCTTCGTCCTCGTCGGGCAACGCATCCATGGAGTCGTGCTGGTAGTATCGGCGGCGCGAGAGGTATTTCAGCCGGTTCTTGCAGTGGTTTCCGGCAAGTTGGAACAGCCAGGTCGAGAACTTCGACTCCCCGCGAAACGAGGCCAATTTTTCCCAGACACGCACAAAGATCTCCTGCGTCAGGTCCGCCGCCTCGGCGGTATTGGGCACGTAGCGGTACGCGAGGGCGTAAATGGGCCGTTGATAACGCCCCACCAGCGCCTCGAACGCCTCGTGCTCCCCCGCGCGGACGCGTTCCACCGCCTCCGCATCGGGGTCTCGGACCCCTGCGCTCAAGATCAGCTCCATGCCCGGAGATAGACACCGCCGCCCTGGACCGGTTCCACGGCGTCTTTCCGGTCGGTTCGGCGCAAGATACCCCACCGCCCCGGCGGCGTAAACCGAGAATGGGGCAGGGCGAGAGGCCGCCCCCGCGTCGCGTTACTTCTTCTTCAGCTTCTTGGCCTTGGGTGAAGATTTCGCCCGGACGCGATCAGCCTTGCGTTCCCGGTCATCGTTCGCGGCGACGAGGCCCGGCACCGGCCGCGCGGCGGTTTCCCGGGCGCGCGTGATCGATCGACCGCTCTCGCGGGTGACGCGCGGCCGACTTGGACGAACGTCCTTCACCGCGTCGCGTTGAATCCGGTCCACGCGCTCACGGTCACCCTCGACACGTCCGCCGTTGCCGTTCCCGCCGCCATCGTGTCGATCAACGCGGTCGTCGCGCCCGTCTCGATGGTCGCGATCCCGATCGGAATCTGGGTGGTGTCTTCCGCCATGATCGCGGTGACCGCGGCCGTCGTGATGGCGGTGGCGAGGACTGTGATGCACCGCGTGATGACGGCACCCACGCACCCAGCCGTGACCGTGCCACCAATATCCGTGGCAAACATGGTGCGTGTGGTGGAACCACCAGCCGCCGTACACGAAGGTGATCGGCGTCGATGTGCTTTCGACCACCACGCGCGGTTCCGGCGGCGCGGGTTCGCTCAGGCAAGGGCCGATGGCGTGCGTGCGCAGGTAATCGCGTTGCGCGGGCGTGAGTTCGGCCTCGATCTCGGCGTACGTCGCCGAGCCGAGTTCGTCCTGTCGCGCGAGTTCGGCCTCGCGCTCGGTTTCCAGCGCCGCCGCTTCGGTCGATCCCGCGTCGAGACGGTCGTCGATGTCGTCGATGCGCGCGCCGATGACGTCGGCCTCGCGGGCGTTTCGGTCGATGATCCGCCCGATGCGCGCCTGCTGCGTCGGGGACAGGGCGACGGAAGGCGGCGCGTCCACGAAGAAGCCCGTGCCGTCGATGCGCGTCCAGCACATCGGCTCGGCCGCGGCGCTCGCGGCGAAAAGACAAAACAGGATCAGGGGAAGGAGAACGCGGAAGGATACTCGTTTCATGGCGCCACGCTCCCGTCCGGCGCGCGGCAATTCCGCGGCGAATCCGGACCGGTGACGCTCATCCACGCATCGTGCATACGGCTTTTTTTCGCGCGACGCGACAAATCGCCCGCGACGCAAGGGGGATTATAGACGAAAATCGCCGCGAGTACACAAGAATCGGAAAGAGTCCGTATTCGAACCGTCGGGGCTGGGTGGACTTGGCGACCAAGGCCGCATTCCCGGCGCGTTCCCGAGAGTCGGCCGAGTTGCCGCGATCGGTGATGTGATCGCGGGTTCCCAACCTCCATCGACGACAAAGTTGACCCCTCATGACCGAGGTGTTAGCACCTCCCCATGAACGACGTGGAACTTCAAAATCTCATCGCCGGCGGTGAATCGGAGAGCGCGGAATTCAAGAAGTCCACCGGTCAGCGGACGGAGGCGGCCAAGACCGTCTGCGCCATGCTCAACGGCAACGGAGGCCATGTTCTTTTTGGGGTCACGAACCGGGGCGTAGTCGTCGGGCAGCAGGTTTCCGCAACGACGCTCGAGGATCTGGCCAATGAGTTCCGCAAGATCGAGCCGCAAGTGACGCCCACGCTGGAAACTGTCGACCTGGCGAACGGGCACGCGGTGATCGTGGTGACCACCCCCGGAGGCGACGGTCCGTACACGTTTGACGGTCGGGCGTACACGCGGTCGGGAGCGACGACCCAGCGGATGGCGAAAAACACCTACGAGAACCTGCTCTCGTTCCAGTTGCACCCGTCGAAGCGTTGGGAGAACCAGCCCGCGGTGGGAGCCGGGTTGGACGACCTGGATCATGAAGAGATCCTTCGCGTCCGCGACGAAGCCATCCGTCAGCGAAGCATTTCCGCCGGAACCAGCATGGACATCGGCGACATCCTGGATCGCCTCGAACTGAGGAAGGATGGCGTTATAACGCAGGCCGCGCTCGTGCTTTTCGGAACGGGAAGGTTTTCCGCCAACTACCCGCAACTGCTGTTGAAGACGGGCCGCTTCCGGGGAACCAAGATTACGGGCGATATCCTGCACAACCGGCAGGAGC is a window from the Deltaproteobacteria bacterium genome containing:
- the glpK gene encoding glycerol kinase GlpK — encoded protein: MPDLVLAIDQGTTGSTVLIIDTKLNVVARGYQEYRQIYPKPGWVEHDPADIWGSVEAALRMALAAPGMSAERIAAIGITNQRETSIVWNRRTGAPYHNAIVWQCRRTADICREMKEQGLEDLFARKTGLLLDPYFSGTKVRWLFENVDGLEAEAREGRVAFGTVDTFLVWRLTGGAHVTDVSNASRTLMLNLETLNWDGELQELLHVPGNILPEVLDSSHIYGHTKGLATLPDGIPVSGIAGDQQAALFGQACFEPGMAKCTYGTGSFTLMNTGAQIVHSKHRLLTTVAWRVRGETAYALEGSCFIAGAAVQWLRDGLKAIPASRDVESLAASVPDSGGVVFVPALTGLGAPHWNPDARGVIWGLNRGTTTAHIARATLEGIAWQNYEVFEAMERDFGQKMTVLRVDGGASANDLLMQFQSDILRCPISRPTNVETTAFGAAFLAGLAAGVWRDKDEVTAVWREDRRFAPSMADADVARHLDLWHEGVRRV
- a CDS encoding AbrB/MazE/SpoVT family DNA-binding domain-containing protein, coding for MGSVLKITRNGVITLPAKFRRSLGLREGDLVNAELRDNAIVVRKAAVVDAEDAWFHTKEWQAMEAEADADIAAGRVAGPFYSVEEFRADLDDAARRSKSKSRKSE
- the acs gene encoding acetate--CoA ligase — its product is MSLEDRVFEVPPLYREKAYIKSYDEYKKMYDRSISDPDGFWGEIAEGYWWAKKWDKVYGSDFNKVDIKWFTGAKTNITVNCLDRHLETRGDQVAYFWEGNDPSEERRITYRMLYEDVCKFANVLKAHGVKKGDRVSIYLPMIPELPVALLACARIGAIHSVVFGGFSAEALRDRILDSGCNVVVTSDGTFRGKKPVPLKDAADEAIRLCAEAGHKVDTMFVVKRNNEPVTWFDGRDHWYHDELAKVAPVCEPEIMDAEDPLFVLYTSGSTGKPKGVLHSIGGYMVYTATTFKYIFDYHEGDIFWCTADIGWVTGHSYIVYAPLANGATQVMFEGIPTYPGPDRFWAICAKYKVNIFYTAPTAIRAIASQGEEHVKKHDLSSLKLLGTVGEPINPEAWIWYYNTVGGGRCPIVDTWWQTETGGILISPMPGVRGIKPGSAQLPFFGVKPVVVREDGSPADTNEGGYLVIDQAWPALMRTVYGDHERFKNTYFVQMAGRYFTGDGARVDKDGDFWLMGRIDDVINVSGHRMGTAEVESALVSHASVAEAAVVGYPHEIKGQGIYAYVTLNKGVEKSEALKKELVAHVRKEIGPIATPDIIHWADSLPKTRSGKIMRRILKKIAANDLTNMGDTSTLADPSVVDTLVSTR
- a CDS encoding endonuclease/exonuclease/phosphatase family protein; protein product: MWWRLFALVVTAALAISGCGGDDDDDSGGASDDDADDDADDDMADDDMDDDAAGPTISAATFNAGLAHGYVPYADERVSLIGDALAAYDDADVLCLQEVWTDEDVAAIGAAAEANFPYQYRHDSGDDWLAMPDEPAPCDDLTDVQDCASTNCDGLSGAEFTDCMVFSCIAELAALPNEWCFACLAANIDKPLDDIVDVCTNPGPPPRQYSGENGVMLLSKYELEDAQKIDLSFFLITRVVLYAKVTVDAAPVHLFCTHLSVEVEPLPYLGEYDSFADENLQQALAIVDEVDARAGAETAVVMGDFNAGPSGDGYTATYLDTYNALVGAGLRAPFVELVPECTFCNENPLTGDATSVLIDHVLFGGAASAAFTAERIFDEVVDIAGETADGRLSDHYGVMATMN
- a CDS encoding MarR family transcriptional regulator produces the protein MTSAEKLFDEVRLLWHALVKSGEEIHADGTISPGIRAVLEHVERHGPASVPHIARARRVTRQHIQGLVNDLVASGLARIEDNPVHRRSGLVRSTDAGTAALTKMRRREAEFLASRGLNVNSAKIERAAKTLRRVRERLEATA